One window of the Planctomycetota bacterium genome contains the following:
- a CDS encoding DUF932 domain-containing protein translates to MMYVGEVPWHGIGVALERPATAAEAIRAAGLDWEVELRPVETAGVQIPRVQAVVRTDRTEPLGVVGGRYRPVQNAQAFAFFDALVGAGEAMYVTAGSLDRGRRIWLLARLPEDVWVTHNDPVGRYLLLTNSHDGGSPLRALFTPIRVVCRNTLLAALEKAGRTGVSIRHVGDVLEKAKEARKLLGLSRKYFDDFAAQARAFARRSLTPEALAGYFKDLVPDPAEGDPSRAIATRESLVGLFESGRGNALPGVRGTLWAAVNAVAEYVDHERPARRAGGAALAERRFASALFGSGAALKERAWSRALALVNS, encoded by the coding sequence ATGATGTACGTCGGTGAGGTTCCCTGGCACGGGATCGGCGTCGCTCTGGAGCGTCCGGCCACCGCGGCCGAGGCGATCCGGGCGGCGGGTCTGGACTGGGAGGTGGAGCTCCGGCCGGTCGAGACGGCGGGGGTGCAGATCCCCCGCGTGCAGGCGGTCGTTCGGACCGACCGCACGGAGCCGCTCGGCGTGGTGGGAGGGCGCTACCGGCCGGTCCAGAACGCCCAGGCGTTCGCCTTCTTCGACGCGCTCGTCGGGGCGGGCGAGGCGATGTATGTGACGGCCGGGTCGCTCGACCGGGGCCGGCGGATCTGGCTTCTGGCGCGTCTGCCGGAGGACGTGTGGGTGACGCACAACGATCCGGTCGGCCGGTATCTGCTTCTGACCAACAGCCACGACGGCGGGAGTCCCCTCCGGGCGCTTTTCACGCCCATCCGGGTCGTCTGCCGGAACACGCTTCTGGCGGCGCTCGAGAAGGCGGGGCGGACGGGCGTTTCGATCCGCCACGTGGGGGATGTTCTCGAGAAGGCCAAGGAAGCCCGCAAGCTCCTGGGTCTTTCGCGCAAGTACTTCGACGACTTCGCCGCTCAGGCGCGGGCGTTCGCCCGGCGGAGCCTGACGCCCGAAGCGCTGGCAGGTTACTTCAAGGATCTGGTCCCCGACCCCGCGGAAGGGGATCCTTCCCGGGCGATCGCGACGCGGGAGTCGCTCGTCGGGCTTTTCGAGTCGGGGAGGGGCAACGCCCTTCCCGGGGTGCGTGGAACGCTCTGGGCGGCGGTGAACGCCGTGGCCGAGTACGTGGACCACGAGCGTCCCGCGCGCCGGGCGGGCGGCGCGGCGTTGGCGGAGCGTCGCTTCGCCTCGGCGCTTTTCGGCTCCGGCGCGGCGCTCAAGGAGCGGGCCTGGAGCCGGGCCCTGGCTCTGGTCAATTCGTGA
- the ssb gene encoding single-stranded DNA-binding protein — protein MTNFNHVVLVGRLARDPELRYTAQGKAVAHLTVAVNHRYVKEDGSKVEETAFVDVTVWNRQAEAVAEFLTKGRAVLVSGRLVQDHWQDEETGLKRSKLRVVAQQVSFLGGEPKGEPSEEAEPAAEAPASAPPRAQR, from the coding sequence ATGACGAACTTCAACCACGTCGTCCTGGTCGGCCGCCTGGCGCGGGATCCGGAGCTGCGGTACACGGCCCAGGGCAAAGCCGTCGCCCACCTCACCGTGGCGGTCAACCACCGCTACGTCAAGGAGGACGGCTCGAAGGTCGAAGAGACGGCCTTCGTGGACGTGACCGTCTGGAACCGCCAGGCCGAGGCCGTGGCGGAGTTTCTGACGAAGGGGCGCGCCGTTCTCGTCTCGGGCCGCTTGGTCCAGGATCACTGGCAGGACGAGGAGACGGGCCTCAAGCGCTCGAAGCTCCGCGTGGTCGCCCAGCAGGTGAGTTTCCTCGGAGGCGAGCCGAAAGGCGAACCCTCGGAGGAAGCCGAGCCGGCCGCCGAAGCTCCCGCTTCCGCGCCGCCGCGCGCCCAGCGCTAA
- a CDS encoding PD-(D/E)XK nuclease family protein, giving the protein MYPSDDLAFPDAGEGVRYHSYTALATYADVCGLQYRFRYLDRLAPERVSSALVFGSAVNAALLAIDADLVKGRAPRVEAACEVLRSRLEEAYAPGGLPVVSTRGESIEDLYARGARMLGLYAERLLPDEVPLDLPRRFVVPLLDDRGEALPRPLAGEFDRLVRTRAGRLAIVDWKTASSRWSPDRIRKDDQATAYLLAARFALGETPEFFRYEILLKTARPAIERHVVQRTDRDLRRFVRKVQVLDRAIRSGVFVPNDRSFACPTCPYRGACEKWQD; this is encoded by the coding sequence ATGTACCCCTCCGACGATCTCGCTTTCCCGGATGCGGGCGAAGGCGTGCGCTACCATTCGTACACGGCTCTGGCGACGTACGCCGACGTCTGCGGCCTGCAGTACCGCTTTCGTTATCTCGACCGCCTGGCTCCGGAACGCGTAAGCTCCGCCCTCGTCTTCGGAAGCGCCGTCAACGCCGCGCTTCTGGCGATCGACGCGGACCTCGTCAAGGGCCGCGCTCCCCGCGTGGAGGCCGCCTGCGAGGTCCTGCGCTCGCGTCTCGAGGAAGCCTACGCCCCCGGCGGCCTTCCGGTCGTTTCGACCCGCGGGGAGTCGATCGAGGATCTCTACGCCCGGGGAGCGCGGATGCTCGGCCTCTACGCCGAACGCCTCCTTCCGGACGAGGTCCCGCTCGATCTCCCCCGCCGCTTCGTGGTGCCGCTTCTCGACGACCGCGGGGAAGCGCTCCCCCGGCCGCTCGCCGGTGAGTTCGACCGCCTGGTCCGAACCCGCGCAGGCCGCTTGGCGATCGTCGACTGGAAGACGGCTTCGAGCCGCTGGTCGCCGGATCGGATCCGCAAGGACGATCAGGCGACCGCCTACCTCCTGGCCGCCCGGTTCGCGCTGGGAGAGACCCCCGAGTTTTTCCGCTACGAGATTCTCCTCAAGACCGCCCGGCCCGCGATCGAAAGGCACGTGGTCCAGCGGACCGACCGCGACCTGCGGCGCTTCGTCCGCAAGGTCCAGGTCCTCGATCGGGCGATCCGGAGCGGCGTCTTCGTCCCCAACGACCGGTCGTTCGCCTGTCCCACCTGCCCCTACCGGGGGGCCTGCGAGAAATGGCAGGACTGA